The following are from one region of the Malassezia vespertilionis chromosome 4, complete sequence genome:
- a CDS encoding uncharacterized protein (EggNog:ENOG503P66A) — protein sequence MGVGKALAEYTAAEAAPRFHALCSSTFSMLQERTRLAREIATSHASATSFHTSFPFFGRDKMIDQNLHILLQALDTWDAMCRSGDLLESENVPRQDRLEEWTGTVRELVAMLRNVNNLVNDPHGCAMANAFESRYESILKEPVEAPQFEQEPAVPYDDLTGYIDALPSASNAPVPHYDGDQAAALAAQAWKFSEQDAHLDRLGASISRQHTLSIQMNDELEMHAGLLHELNEDAESTGLRLGSAGSRLNQFREQAGGNGA from the coding sequence ATGGGCGTGGGAAAAGCACTGGCCGAGTACACGGCCGcggaagcagcgccgcgattccacgcgctgtgcagctcgACATTTTCGATGCTGCAAGAGCGGACGAGACTTGCACGCGAGATTGCGACGTCGCATGCTTCTGCGACGTCGTTTCACACCTCGTTCCCCTTCTTTGGGCGCGATAAAATGATCGACCAGAATTTGCATATACTgctccaagcgctcgaTACATGGGACGCGATGTGCCGCAGTGGCGACCTTTTAGAGTCTGAAAATGTGCCGCGGCAGGACCGCCTTGAAGAGTGGACTGGCACGGTCCGTGAATTGGtcgcgatgctgcgcaacgtGAACAATCTCGTGAACGACCCGCACGGCTGCGCAATGGCGAATGCCTTTGAAAGTCGCTACGAATCCATCTTAAAAGAGCCTGTAGAAGCGCCTCAGTTTGAGCAAGAGCCCGCGGTACCGTACGACGACTTGACGGGCTACATTGACGCATTGCCTTCTGCATCCAACGCGCCAGTTCCCCATTACGATGGAGAccaagccgcggcgcttgcagcgcaagcgtggAAATTTTCCGAGCAGGATGCGCACCTGGACAGGCTTGGCGCATCCATATCGCGGCAGCACACACTGAGCATTCAAATGAACGACGAGCTGGAGATGCACGCTGGGCTTCTGCACGAGTTGAACGAGGATGCAGAGTCTACAGGCTTGCGCTTGGGCAGCGCAGGCAGCCGCCTGAACCAATTCCGCGAGCAGGCTGGCGGAAACGGTGCGTGA
- the rad1 gene encoding exodeoxyribonuclease III (EggNog:ENOG503NWHR; COG:D; COG:L; BUSCO:EOG092648O6) → MQDAAPVLRARISDVSMLTSMVRAVNFASFATVSISASGLELVSEANQSVQAHAYLYASIFDEYTFAAPSNWRTLAPTDTEDTWSDEEDDALQPYICFETNLSTVATCLALFASRIQNAQHARPSAHSDPLRTSTRTEIEIVYPNVGEPLCLKMQQNNVQMRFRLRTLDAHVVSGLEFDVVHMTAQVIMHSEWLAHAFQEIEGEGDGSVRIQFLPPGAASGALQLSTQGPYGSTEISFPEDSHITEKFECCEVVDHGYPLLCVGFMLQALRSSVKTSMRNDVHGMLSVQFMIAGQRAQLVPQMRGATAGSVASSGHAFVEFLCCPLVDN, encoded by the coding sequence ATGCaggatgcggcgccggtgttgcgcgcgcggattAGCGACGTGAGCATGCTCACGTCGATGGTACGCGCAGTAAACTTTGCGTCGTTTGCTACCGTGTCCATCTCGGCATCTGGCCTGGAGCTTGTCTCGGAGGCGAACCAGTCGGTACAGGCGCATGCATATCTCTACGCGTCGATCTTTGACGAGTACacgtttgccgcgccgtccaaCTGGCGCACGCTCGCACCTACCGACACGGAAGATACGTGGAGtgacgaagaggacgatgcgctgcagccgtACATATGCTTCGAGACGAACTTGAGCACGGTGGCGACATGCCTCGCACtctttgcgtcgcgcatccAAAACGCCCAGCATGCGCGCCCAAGCGCACACTCGGATCCACTGCGCACAAGCACTCGAACTGAGATAGAGATTGTCTATCCCAATGTCGGCGAGCCGCTGTGCTTGAAAATGCAGCAGAATAATGTCCAGATGCGGTTCCGGCTTCGCACGTTGGACGCGCATGTCGTCTCGGGCCTCGAGTTTGACGTGGTGCATATGACGGCACAGGTGATCATGCACTCGGAGTGGCTTGCACATGCATTCCAGGAGATCGAAGGAGAGGGCGATGGAAGCGTGCGTATTCAGTTCCTGCCCCCGGgcgccgccagcggcgcactgcagctGAGCACGCAAGGGCCTTATGGGAGCACGGAAATCTCCTTTCCCGAAGATAGCCATATCACGGAAAAGTTTGAGTGCTGCGAGGTGGTTGATCATGGGTACCCCCTCTTGTGCGTCGGCTTCatgctgcaggcgctgcggtCGTCTGTAAAGACATCGATGCGCAACGACGTGCATGGAATGCTCAGCGTCCAATTTATGATTGCCggccagcgcgcacagcttGTGCCGCAAATGCGGGGTGCAACGGCGGGCAGTGTAGCATCGTCGGGGCACGCGTTTGTCGAGTTTTTGTGCTGCCCTTTGGTCGACAACTAG
- the rhp51 gene encoding RecA recombinase Rhp51 (EggNog:ENOG503NU4I; COG:L), which produces MTVFERLLMLESIDARPSCSEALAIGRGGRVEVQTHVPKETPTRASGKRDALLQPAMAADVATVHPEIQGEQDVFADEAMGPLPISKMEEFGISSSDCKKLREAGFHTLESLAFTPKKSLLTIKGMSEQKVDKILSEAAKLVPLGFTTATEYHQRRSDLIMITTGSPALDLVIGGGMETGSITELFGEFRTGKSQLCHTLAVTCQLPIEMGGGEGKCLYIDTEGTFRPVRLLAVAERYGLNGEEVLDNVAYARAYNADHQLELLIQAAAMMAESRFSLLIVDSLTSLYRTDFSGRGELSARQTHLAKFLRTLMRLADEFGVAVVITNQVVAQVDNAGFGGMETKKPIGGNIVAHASTTRYVFVATYASLSLRKGRGNQRICRVVDSPSLPEADAVFAIKPEGIADPVSTRTMLTSG; this is translated from the coding sequence ATGACCGTGTTCGAGAGATTGCTAATGCTCGAAAGCATCGACGCTCGCCCATCTTGCAGTGAGGCACTCGCCATTGGGCGTGGTGGTCGAGTGGAGGTGCAAACCCACGTGCCGAAAGAAACACCAACGCGCGCGAGTGGCaaacgcgacgcgcttctCCAGCCCGCCATGGCAGCCGATGTAGCGACTGTGCACCCCGAGATCCAAGGCGAACAAGACGTATTTGCTGATGAGGCGATGGGCCCGCTCCCCATCTCAAAGATGGAAGAGTTTGGCATAAGCTCGTCGGACTGCAaaaagctgcgcgaagcCGGCTTCCACACGCTCGAGAGTCTTGCATTCACGCCGAAGAAAAGCCTCCTGACGATCAAAGGCATGTCGGAGCAAAAGGTGGACAAGATTTTGAGTGAGGCGGCCAAGCTGGTCCCGCTCGGATTTACCACCGCGACTGAATACCACCAACGGCGCTCGGATTTGATCATGATCACCACGGGCTCGCCCGCGTTGGATCTGGTGATTGGCGGTGGTATGGAGACCGGCAGTATCACAGAACTCTTTGGTGAGTTTCGCACGGGCAAGAGTCAACTGTGCCACACGCTCGCCGTTACATGCCAGCTCCCGATCGAgatgggcggcggcgaaggCAAGTGCTTGTACATTGACACGGAGGGCACTTTTCGCCCCGTGCGTCTGCTTGCCGTGGCCGAACGGTACGGTTTGAATGGTGAGGAGGTGCTGGACAATGTTGCGTACGCGCGTGCGTACAATGCAGACCACCAGCTTGAACTCCTTATCCAGGCCGCCGCGATGATGGCCGAGTCGCGTTTTTCCTTGCTTATTGTCGACTCGCTCACTTCCCTGTATCGTACAGACTTCAGCGGGCGTGGTGAGctttcggcgcgccagaCACACTTGGCCAAGTTCTTGCGCACCTTGATGCGTTTGGCCGACGAGTTTGGCGTCGCAGTCGTGATCACCAACCAGGTGGTCGCCCAGGTTGACAATGCAGGCTTCGGCGGCATGGAGACCAAGAAACCAATTGGTGGAAATATTGTCGCACACGCTTCAACGACGCGGTATGTATTTGTCGCTACTTATGCTAGTctttcgctgcgcaaagggCGCGGAAACCAACGTATCTGCCGCGTGGTGGACTCCCCTTCGCTTCCGGAGGCCGACGCGGTCTTTGCGATTAAGCCGGAAGGCATTGCGGACCCCGTAAGTACACGGACGATGCTGACATCAGGATGA
- a CDS encoding uncharacterized protein (TransMembrane:8 (n3-14c19/20o43-64i96-114o120-140i197-216o236-255i305-323o329-349i369-389o); COG:E; EggNog:ENOG503NWRV), with translation MLLILCGAIATFGLYLVLMCEVKIGRRVDSFYEMANLVLPQLAWYFDAAIFIKCFGVGISYLMISGQLMTSVIRSLAQIAGGDADAMPAWVMSKTLWVMLFLFILSPVCFYRRLDSLRGVGYLNMVAVAYLLITVLYFTFSAAARATLPPRGEIKAAIFSADILRAFPIIVFAYTCAQNILPVYNELEQRTIFRCNLVSILSLSSSAFVYLVIALAGYGSFGSSTGDNIIAMYPDGSLLVCIGKASVIVLTLTSYPMQLYPSRTSLNHMLQFIHNTHHRTQESSSLMDQDAHSPRSMPTMSNRRWNTLTIGIMAVGTLIAMVVSDLSLVLGIVGSIGSTTISFILPALLYRELYRDNLHTTTQKAALGLAIWGTLVLVLALTMNVVRIIGL, from the exons ATGCTGCTCATTTTATGCGGCGCGATCGCAACTTTTGGGCTCTACCTTGTGCTCATGTGCGAAGTCAAGATTGGGAGGCGTGTCGATAGTTTCTACGAGATGGCGAATTTGGTCCTACCACAGCTTGCATGGTACTTTGATGCAGCAATTTTTATCAAGTGCTTTGGCGTTGGCATCTCCTACCTCATGATCAGCGGCCAATTAATGACTTCGGTCATTCGCAGCCTTGCCCAGATCGCCGGCGGAGACGCAGATGCGATGCCGGCATGGGTGATGAGCAAGACATTATGGGTGATGCTTTTTTTGTTCATCCTGTCCCCGGTGTGTTTTTATCGCAGGCTTGattcgctgcgcggcgttgGGTACCTGAACATGGTCGCCGTTGCCTACCTCCTCATCACCGTGCTCTACTTTACCTTTtcagcagctgcacgcgcaacaCTGCCCCCTCGCGGCGAAATCAAAGCGGCAATTTTTTCTGCAGATAttctgcgcgcatttcccATCATTGTATTTGCGTATACGTGCGCGCAGAATATTCTGCCCGTGTACAATGAACtagagcagcgcaccatATTCCGCTGCAATCTTGTTTCGATTCTCTCGCTCTCTTCGAGCGCATTCGTATACCTTGTCATTGCACTCGCGGGCTATGGTTCGTTTGGGTCCTCCACAGGCGACAACATCATTGCCATGTACCCCGACGGAAGTCTGTTGGTGTGCATCGGCAAAGCATCGGTAATTGTGCTTACGTTGACCAGCTACCCGATGCAGCTTTATCCCAGCCGCACAAGCCTGAATCATATGTTGCAATTTATACACAACACGCATCACAGGACGCAAGAATCGTCGTCGCTCATGGACCAAGACGCGCATTCACCGAGGTCCATGCCGACGATGAGCAACAGGCGCTG GAATACATTGACGATTGGAATCATGGCAGTGGGTACCCTAATAGCGATGGTGGTCAGCGACCTATCGCTGGTACTCGGCATTGTCGGCTCGATTGGGAGCACGACGATCAGTTTTATC CTTCCTGCCCTGCTCTATCGCGAACTGTATCGGGATAACCTACACACGACTACGcagaaagcggcgctgggtCTCGCTATCTGGGGCACCCTTGTACTGGTGCTCGCATTGACGATGAATGTGGTCAGGATTATTGGACTATAA
- a CDS encoding uncharacterized protein (EggNog:ENOG503NZ3I; COG:I), with amino-acid sequence MTTKSAPLTCPGHTRPVVHLEHSERQHDGTYLLLSSCKDSNPMLRDWLGDWMGTFLGHKGAVWSAKLTGGDAARAVTGSADFSAKVWDTYTGEAVHTFSHEHIVRSVAVNASGSTLLTGGHEKKLRLFDLNKPAASAQDAQLFKPFSARADGTTHDGKIRSVVLGRGANGAQNMVVTAADDCHIQWWDLRTLAPVHELVLDQPFVSMDRCAGTFSELITVTTGSDALFFDLATHEVVKKHTLDIAPSSVYLHPTKADRFVAGCINDEWVRVYDYGTGECMELNKGHHGPVHCVSYTPDGEVAASGSEDGTVRLWQVNPGKKYGLWS; translated from the exons atgaCCACCAAATCAGCGCCGCTTACCTGTCCTGGCCATACGCGCCCCGTGGTGCATTTGGAGCACTCGGAGCGGCAGCATGACGGGACGTACTTGCTGCTTTCGAGTTGCAAGGACAGCAATcccatgctgcgcgactgGCTCGGTGACTGGATGGGCACGTTTCTTGGGCACAAAGGCGCGGTGTGGAGCGCCAAGCTGACGGGtggcgatgcggcgcgtgccgtGACTGGCAGTGCAGATTTTTCAGC CAAAGTATGGGATACGTACACGGGCGAGGCGGTGCATACCTTTTCGCACGAGCACATTGTACGGAGCGTCGCGGTGAATGCGTCAGGCAGCACGCTCCTCACGGGCGGCCACGAAAAGAAACTGCGCTTATTTGATCTGAATAAGCCAGCCGCAAGTGCGCAGGATGCACAGCTCTTCAAGcctttttcggcgcgcgccgacggTACGACGCACGATGGCAAAATCCGCAGCGTTGTGCtgggccgcggcgcaaatggcgcgcaaaatatGGTCGTGACCGCCGCAGATGATTGCCATATCCAGTGGTGGGATCTGCGCACACTAGCTCCCGTGCACGAACTCGTTCTGGACCAGCCTTTTGTATCGATGGACCGGTGTGCGGGCACGTTTAGCGAGCTCATCACGGTCACCACtggcagcgacgcgctcttttTTGACCTTGCGACGCACGAGGTAGTGAAGAAACACACGCTGGACATTGCGCCATCTTCTGTGTACTTGCACCCCACCAAAGCTGACCGGTTCGTCGCAGGGTGCATCAACGACGAGTGGGTGCGAGTGTACGACTATGGGACGGGCGAGTGCATGGAACTGAACAAAGGGCACCACGGCCCCGTGCACTGCGTCAGCTACACGCCGGATGGCGAGGTTGCGGCGAGTGGGAGCGAGGACGGCACAGTACGTCTTTGGCAAGTAAATCCCGGTAAAAAGTACGGCCTTTGGTCATAG